CGCAGGAAGCGCATGAGGCGATCCGCCCGACCGACCTCTCCCGCCGTCCCGCCAGCATGGCCCGGAAGCTCGATGCCGATCAGGCCAAGCTCTACGAGCTGATCTGGAAGCGCACCATCGCAAGCCAGATGGAATCGGCTGAGCTGGAGCGCACCACCGTCGACATCACGGCGAAGGCAGGCTCCCGCACGCTGGAGCTGCGCGCCACCGGCCAAGTCATCAAGTTCGACGGTTTCCTGGCGCTCTACCAGGAGGGCCGCGACGACGAGGAGGACGAGGACTCCCGCCGCCTGCCCGCGATGAGCGAAGGCGACGCGGTGAAGCGTCAGTCGCTTGCCGTCACCCAGCATTTCACCGAGCCACCGCCGCGCTTCTCGGAAGCCTCGCTCGTCAAGCGCATGGAAGAGCTCGGCATCGGCCGGCCCTCGACCTATGCCTCGATCCTCCAGGTCCTGAAGGACCGCGGCTACGTCAAGCTCGAGAAGAAGCGCCTGCATGGCGAGGACAAGGGCCGCGTCGTGGTTGCGTTCCTGGAGAGCTTTTTCAGCCGCTACGTCGAATACGACTTCACCGCCGGTCTGGAGGAGCAGCTCGACCGCATCTCCAACAACGAGATTTCCTGGCAGCAGGTGCTGAAGGATTTTTGGCGCGACTTCATCGGCGCCGTCGACGAGATCAAGGATCTGCGCGTCGCGCAGGTGCTGGACGTGCTCGACGAGATGCTCGGGCCGCACATCTATCCGCCCCGCGCCGATGGCGGCGACGTCAGGCAGTGCCCGAGCTGCGGCAGCGGCAAGCTCAACCTGAAGGCCGGCAAGTTCGGCGCCTTCGTCGGATGCTCCAACTATCCGGAATGCCGCTACACCCGCCAGCTCGCCGCCGACGGTGAAGCGAGCGCCGACCGCTCCCTCGGTCAGGATCCCGACACCGGCTTCGAGGTCTGGGTCAAGGCCGGCCGCTTCGGGCCCTACATCCAGCTCGGCGAGCAGAAGGACTATGCGGAAGGCGAGAAGCCGAAGCGCGCCGGCATCCCGAAAGGCACCTCGCCCGGCGATGTCGACCTCGAGCTTGCGCTAAAATTGCTGTCGCTGCCGCGCGAGATCGGCAAGCATCCGGAAACCGGCCAGCCGATCACCGCCGGTCTCGGCCGCTTCGGGCCGTTCGTGAAGCACGAGAAGACGTATGCCAGCCTGGAGGCCGGCGACGAAGTCTTCGACATCGGCCTCAACCGCGCGGTGACGCTGATCGCGGAAAAGGCGGCCAAGGGACCGAGCCGGCGCTTCGGCGCCGATCCCGGCAAGGCGATCGGCGATCACCCGACGCTTGGTACGGTCACCGTGAAGGCCGGCCGTTACGGCCCCTACGTCACCGCCGGCGGCGTCAACGCCACGATCCCGAGCGAGATCGAGAAGGACGCGATCACGCTGCCGCAGGCGATCGCGCTGATCGACGAGCGCGCCGCCAAGGGTGGCGGCAAGGCCAAAGCAAAGAAGGCGAAGGCGAAAAAGACCAAGGCAAAGACCGCCGAGGGCGAGGACGCGCCCAAGCCAGCAAAGAAACCGGCCGCGAAAAAAGCCGCGGCCAAGACGAAATCTGAATCAACCAGCAAGGCGCGCGCAGCCGTGTCGTCGACGGCCAAGACGTCGCCGACCAAGGGATCTGCCGCGGCCAAGGCACCGGCCAAGAAGAGTGCCGGCAAGAATTAGAGGTTAAGTGAAACGTAAGAATGACCTTGGCTTTCCCGATCGGAACGCCATCGTCGCCTTCATCAAGGCAAATCCAGGAAATGTCGGCACGCGCGAAATAGCGCGCGAGTTCGGCCTGAAGAACGCCGATCGCGTCGAGCTCAAGCGCATGCTGCGCGAGCTTGCCGACGACGGAATCATCAAGAAAAAGCGCCACACGGTTTCGGAGCCGGACAGCCTGCCGCCGACGCTGCTCGCCGACATCACCGGCCGCGACAGCGATGGCGAGTTGATCGCCTCCCCCGCAGAGTGGGACGAGGTCGAAAGCGGCGAACCGCCAAAAATCCTCATCGAGATGCCGCGCCGGCCGAAACCGGGCACGGCGGCCGGCGTCGGCGACCGCGCTTTGCTTCGCATCGAGCGCTCCGACGAGACCGAAGGTCCCGCCTGGCGGGGCCACATCATCAAGGTCATCGACAAGGCGAAGAGCCGCATCCTCGGCGTCTTCCGCAGCCTGCCCGAGGGCGGCGGACGGCTCGTGCCGGTCGACAAGAAGTTCGCCGACCGCGAACTCAACATTGCGAAGACCGAGACGCAAGGCGCGCAGGATGGCGACCTCGTCAGCGTCGACATCGTGCGCTCGCGCGGCTTTGGCCTCGCGTCGGGCCGGGTCAAGGAGAAGCTCGGCTCGGTCAAGTCGGAGAAGGCAATCAGCCTGATCGCGATCTACGCCCACGATATCCCCCTGCAATTCTCCCCCGCTGCGGAGCGCGAGGCAGAAGCGGCTGAACCGGCGAACCTGAAAGGGCGCGAGGACTGGCGCGACGTCCCGCTCGTCACCATCGATCCGCCCGACGCCAAGGATCACGACGACGCGGTGCATGCGGAGGCCGATCCGGATCCGAACAACAAGGGCGGCTTCATCGTCAATGTCGCGATTGCG
This region of Bradyrhizobium sp. CCGUVB1N3 genomic DNA includes:
- the topA gene encoding type I DNA topoisomerase, encoding MNIVIVESPAKAKTINKYLGSSYEVLASFGHVRDLPAKNGSVDPDENFKMIWEVDPKAAGRLNDIAKSLKGADRLILATDPDREGEAISWHVLEVLKEKRALKDQKIERVVFNAITKQAVSEAMKHPRQIDGALVDAYMARRALDYLVGFTLSPVLWRKLPGARSAGRVQSVALRLVCDRELEIEKFVAREYWSLIATLLTPRGDAFEARLVGADGKKIQRLDIGTGAEAEDFKKALELATYAVTAVDAKPARRNPQAPFTTSTLQQEASRKYGFAPAHTMRIAQRLYEGIDIGGETTGLITYMRTDGVQIAPEAITQARKVIGEDYGNAYVPDSPRQYQAKAKNAQEAHEAIRPTDLSRRPASMARKLDADQAKLYELIWKRTIASQMESAELERTTVDITAKAGSRTLELRATGQVIKFDGFLALYQEGRDDEEDEDSRRLPAMSEGDAVKRQSLAVTQHFTEPPPRFSEASLVKRMEELGIGRPSTYASILQVLKDRGYVKLEKKRLHGEDKGRVVVAFLESFFSRYVEYDFTAGLEEQLDRISNNEISWQQVLKDFWRDFIGAVDEIKDLRVAQVLDVLDEMLGPHIYPPRADGGDVRQCPSCGSGKLNLKAGKFGAFVGCSNYPECRYTRQLAADGEASADRSLGQDPDTGFEVWVKAGRFGPYIQLGEQKDYAEGEKPKRAGIPKGTSPGDVDLELALKLLSLPREIGKHPETGQPITAGLGRFGPFVKHEKTYASLEAGDEVFDIGLNRAVTLIAEKAAKGPSRRFGADPGKAIGDHPTLGTVTVKAGRYGPYVTAGGVNATIPSEIEKDAITLPQAIALIDERAAKGGGKAKAKKAKAKKTKAKTAEGEDAPKPAKKPAAKKAAAKTKSESTSKARAAVSSTAKTSPTKGSAAAKAPAKKSAGKN